In one Pseudomonadota bacterium genomic region, the following are encoded:
- a CDS encoding chemotaxis protein CheW — translation MSLPYSPDDHDDDTSRADQIELLSFAIAGQDYAIDIMRVREIRNWTAPTPLPRTPDYVRGVINLRGTVLPILDLATRLDLESRAHDERSVFVVIHCDKRVFGVTVDGVSDILTVPRSMLQEPPAIEEPTDPGCVSALILEEDRMIRVLDASRIAPALPHRGQNAPAA, via the coding sequence TTGTCCCTGCCCTACTCACCAGACGACCACGACGACGACACCAGCAGAGCGGACCAGATCGAACTTCTGTCCTTCGCGATTGCGGGTCAGGACTATGCGATCGACATCATGCGCGTTCGCGAAATCCGGAACTGGACAGCGCCGACCCCGCTCCCGCGGACACCGGACTATGTCCGCGGCGTGATCAATCTGCGAGGAACGGTCCTGCCGATTCTCGATCTGGCCACGCGCCTCGATCTCGAAAGCAGAGCGCATGACGAGCGCAGCGTGTTCGTCGTCATCCACTGCGATAAACGCGTCTTTGGAGTGACGGTTGATGGCGTGTCCGACATCCTGACCGTGCCGCGCTCCATGCTGCAGGAGCCACCGGCCATCGAAGAGCCGACGGATCCGGGCTGTGTGAGCGCGCTCATCCTCGAAGAAGACCGCATGATCCGGGTGCTTGACGCCTCGCGTATCGCACCGGCCCTTCCGCACAGAGGCCAGAACGCGCCCGCTGCCTGA
- a CDS encoding chemotaxis protein CheA translates to MASGKDIHGDPEVLPAPDPMEEIRRGFFQECEELLEVITDGLDALRTGNAPQDGFDAAFRAVHSIKGGAAAFGLADLTDTANELETHLSRHRSEKSLPSTTEAGDLERIADRLARLVSVAAEGRSAAGQQLKSDDDHGHAEDDATEQDLLTLSLSPGTDEDIQQVLTELGALGDLSISPDLSALPRLEEWSPETPKLGWTLTLRTELSAHEVREAIAHHDPGQLLRGLPEPRTAEASTEGPTPISPKGHTIRVDLERVDRLMNLVGELVINQAMLTRSASDLGVRGNSDHMLGLEDLMRLTRDLQDSVMQIRAQPIKPLFQRMARICREAALTSGKKVELVTEGQETEIDKTVIEGLVDPLTHMIRNAVDHAIEAPGERKSAGKPARGVITLRASHRSGQLVLEITDDGAGIDRGKVRDRAEAKGMITPGAEPSDAELDHLLFMPGFSTAASLSSLSGRGVGMDVVRSAVLGLGGRISVDSTPGAGTRFEISLPLTLAVLDAMVVSVADQTLVLPLSTIHETITIRREDILELTPAARMLRYQGRPIMLSDLGEALGYHGRRTDLHDRIALIIDGEGRAPTALAIDEIHEQRQVVIKGLQEGFSAASSVSAATILGDGRIALIIDPLDQSLTGGSHPGVRGSAIPLDLSA, encoded by the coding sequence GTGGCATCGGGCAAGGATATCCATGGTGATCCAGAGGTGTTGCCTGCCCCCGATCCCATGGAGGAAATCCGGAGAGGCTTCTTTCAGGAGTGCGAAGAGCTTCTCGAGGTCATCACGGACGGGTTGGACGCGCTGCGCACGGGGAACGCACCGCAAGACGGCTTTGACGCCGCGTTCCGGGCGGTTCATTCCATCAAGGGCGGCGCGGCTGCATTTGGATTGGCGGACCTCACGGATACCGCGAACGAGCTCGAAACCCATCTGTCGCGGCACAGAAGCGAAAAGAGCCTGCCCTCGACCACGGAGGCCGGGGATCTTGAGCGGATCGCAGACCGGCTTGCGCGGCTCGTGTCGGTCGCGGCCGAGGGGCGCAGCGCCGCGGGCCAGCAACTAAAATCAGATGATGATCATGGTCACGCTGAAGACGATGCAACTGAGCAGGACCTGCTGACCCTCTCGCTGTCACCGGGGACGGATGAGGACATTCAACAGGTGCTGACAGAGCTTGGAGCCCTCGGTGACCTGAGCATCTCTCCGGATCTCTCCGCGCTCCCAAGGCTCGAGGAATGGTCCCCGGAGACACCGAAACTCGGCTGGACCCTCACACTCAGGACGGAGCTATCCGCCCATGAAGTGCGCGAAGCGATTGCACATCATGACCCCGGCCAGCTGCTCCGCGGCCTGCCTGAGCCCCGCACAGCGGAGGCGTCAACCGAGGGACCAACTCCCATATCGCCCAAGGGGCATACGATCAGGGTGGACCTTGAGCGGGTGGACCGCCTCATGAACCTCGTCGGCGAGCTCGTCATCAACCAGGCGATGCTCACAAGGTCCGCCTCCGATCTCGGCGTTCGCGGCAATTCGGATCACATGCTCGGGCTTGAAGATCTCATGCGCCTCACCCGGGACCTGCAGGACAGCGTCATGCAAATCCGCGCGCAACCCATCAAGCCGCTCTTTCAGCGCATGGCGCGAATCTGCCGCGAAGCGGCGCTGACCTCCGGCAAGAAGGTGGAACTCGTCACCGAGGGCCAGGAGACGGAAATCGACAAGACCGTGATCGAAGGCTTGGTCGACCCGCTCACGCACATGATCCGCAACGCGGTGGACCACGCCATCGAAGCTCCGGGCGAGCGCAAGAGCGCAGGCAAGCCCGCACGGGGTGTCATCACGCTGCGCGCCTCTCACAGGTCGGGTCAGCTCGTCCTCGAAATCACTGACGACGGCGCGGGGATCGATCGCGGCAAGGTGCGGGATCGCGCCGAAGCAAAGGGGATGATCACGCCCGGCGCCGAGCCAAGCGATGCCGAGCTCGATCATCTGCTCTTCATGCCCGGGTTCTCCACGGCAGCGAGCCTGTCGTCCCTATCAGGTCGAGGGGTCGGGATGGATGTGGTGCGTTCGGCAGTGCTCGGGCTCGGCGGGCGCATCTCCGTCGACAGCACGCCCGGCGCGGGCACGCGCTTCGAGATTTCCCTGCCGCTGACGCTCGCAGTGCTGGATGCCATGGTCGTGTCGGTGGCCGATCAAACGCTCGTCCTGCCGCTGTCCACGATCCACGAGACGATCACAATCCGCCGCGAAGACATTCTCGAGCTGACACCCGCTGCCAGGATGCTGCGGTACCAGGGGCGTCCGATCATGCTCTCCGACCTCGGGGAGGCGCTCGGCTACCACGGCCGGAGGACCGACCTCCACGACCGTATCGCCCTCATCATCGACGGAGAGGGCCGCGCGCCCACCGCCCTCGCAATCGACGAGATCCATGAACAGCGCCAGGTCGTCATCAAGGGCCTGCAGGAAGGTTTTTCCGCGGCAAGCTCCGTCTCCGCCGCGACGATCCTCGGCGACGGACGCATCGCCCTTATCATCGACCCCCTCGATCAGAGCCTCACCGGTGGTTCCCATCCGGGCGTCCGGGGCAGCGCCATCCCCCTCGATCTCAGCGCATGA
- a CDS encoding response regulator translates to MTITILAVDDSRTMRAMIRSTLDEAGIETHLAEDGVHGLRVLEGLEPDAIITDINMPNLDGFGFIDVVRAQDRHKKTPILVLTTESAPELKARARMAGATGWVVKPFDPEKLVRALRMIAG, encoded by the coding sequence ATGACGATCACTATCCTCGCGGTCGATGACAGCCGCACCATGCGGGCGATGATCCGGTCAACGCTCGATGAGGCAGGCATCGAGACGCATCTCGCCGAAGACGGCGTGCACGGTCTTCGAGTCCTCGAAGGGCTGGAGCCGGATGCAATCATCACAGATATTAACATGCCAAATCTCGACGGCTTCGGCTTCATCGACGTTGTCCGGGCGCAAGACAGGCACAAGAAGACGCCGATCCTCGTCCTGACCACGGAATCCGCGCCCGAGCTCAAGGCACGCGCGCGGATGGCCGGCGCAACGGGGTGGGTGGTCAAGCCCTTTGATCCCGAGAAGCTCGTGCGGGCCCTTCGGATGATCGCGGGCTGA
- a CDS encoding STAS domain-containing protein has protein sequence MASRPTLLIDRLPEIATAASLLAIMEKLRRGPCSVKLEASRVTSLGASGVEALLVLTKTQRDRGDSLVLEAASEPFLASLAQFGVPPDALSSPATEATP, from the coding sequence ATGGCCAGCCGGCCAACCCTTTTGATCGACAGACTGCCCGAAATCGCGACGGCAGCATCGCTGCTCGCGATCATGGAAAAACTGCGTCGCGGCCCCTGCTCCGTGAAGCTCGAAGCCTCGCGCGTGACGAGCTTGGGCGCCAGCGGCGTCGAGGCTCTTCTCGTCCTGACGAAGACGCAGCGAGATCGTGGTGACAGCCTCGTTCTCGAGGCGGCATCAGAGCCATTCCTGGCCAGCCTCGCGCAATTCGGCGTCCCCCCGGACGCGCTCAGCAGCCCGGCGACGGAGGCCACTCCATGA